GCCTTAAAATATACGTGAGGAGAGACTTTTTGTATGCAAAACTCCGGGAAACGTATGCAAATGACTTCTCTAATAATCATCTTTTGAGAAAAAGTACAATCATTGATAGCCTTTCGTCAACAGCACTTCCACGGATCAACTAAACATTATAGTATCTATAAAAGCGAGCGCCATTCAACTAGCAGCTCATGAAGATTTTAGAATTAATTTGTACGTTTTCTCCAGTTTCGAAAGGTGCTCAATTATTGACGTTCCATCAAAGGCTTCTACGGGCAGCATCGTAACCTCTCCATTTAGGGTAGTAAGTTGAGCCGATTGCACCGGGAAACCATATGCGACGAATGAATTCAGCACCTCAAGTTGCTGCTCAAACTCATTGGCATAAACGGAAAATGTCCGCAAGTCGCCCAGCGGGGTTACAAAGGTTATATGAAGTAGCATGGTTGAGAGGTGTTGATAGCAGCCGCAATGCTACCTTCCCCGCATTAAGGCTGACTTAACCCCTTATTAAAGTTTAATCTAACTTGGCTGTTTTCATTAACATGCATTAAAGTAACATTAAACTTAATGAATCTGAAAATCCCTCTGATACTGTAGGTATGGGCATGAATGAATTGTATCAAAAGTGAGGGTTCGATGATCTGGCCTATTAATCATATAAAATAAAATCCGCCAAATTCTGGCGGATTCGTCAAACACAGTTTGTGTAATCCTAATAAAATCACTCCCGTCATGAAGACGACAATCTTAAAATAATCCTAAACATGAAACAGAGTTATTCGCTTGGGAAGAACTTTAAGAGACTATTACGGCGATACTGAATACACCAAAAAGTGCCATAAAAACTAAAACGACCCATAAGACGTATTGATCGAGCGTAGAATTACGTTGATGCATAATTATTTAAGGTTGATACGATGAGTAAAGTGCACTGCAAATTTAAGAATAAATAGCACAAAATCCGCTGTCTGTTAGTGCAATACAACATTTCCAATGTCTGTCAATTTGCTAAATCTGTAGCAGTCACATCTTTCTTGAAACTTCGAAATTAGCAACTCTCTAATTTTGATACCGTTAATCAGGAAATCATTTGGAACAGGTACGGCTATGCAACTTGATACACCAACAGCCTCAACAATAAGTTATTGTATCACCAACAATGACTCGCTATAACTAGTCTATCATCCTTCTTCAATATTGATTAAGATTTCGCAATCGTACGAAGACAGATTCTTTCCTCCATCACCATGTTTACCCATCTTGAATCGCCAGTATTTCAGCCAAAAATTGCTGAGTTCTTTTGCAACTATATCAGACCTGTGGGAATCATTAAGTTGTAACAATGAAGTACGCCCTTGGGCAGATCCGGGAACATAATAGACAGAATATACACTATGTGAGTAATGCCCGGTAGCTTTGCATCCGGGCATTTTTGTTGGCTCCTCCGAGTATACTTTTGCTGACATCACGACAAGCCTAAATTGAATCGTGAAATCAAGTTGACGGAAACGTATTCGCCCATTCAATGACTGTACTGTTTTATCCTCTTTCGCCCCCTGCCTAAAGCAGCATACTAGGTTTGTTCGACGGCCTTTGCCCGCTTGCGATCTTTTCTCTGCAAGGCATCTTCGTGCGCTTCAGAAAGCTGCTGAAGTTTGTCATAATTTGAAAGCCTTTGACTGGTATTGAAAGACTCCATAAGCCATATCACCGAGAAGCGCCACAATCAGAATGGCTTGTTTCATGCATAATTTCATGAAGTGATAGACAGAGATAGTGTTAGCAAGAATACTCTTCTATCTCTTAATAAATTAAGAATAAGCGGCTTTCTGAGCTTTCGTTTGACCAACAAAAAATTCCAGTTTTCAAAGCTCTTATTCTACCCGCTTCTAAACAGCAAAGCCCGGATGCTTGATCCGGGCAAATGCAAGGCGATAAGTCAGAGAAATGGGTAATAATATTTAAACAGAGGGACAAGAATCGTACCATCGAAATACGACCGTAGTGTTCAAGATATGCTCTATGACTATTTTAGCTCCTATCTGTTCTTACAGGATCAATTCTCTCAGGTAGTAAGGAATAGTATGGCTGACAAAGCCCTTTTGTGCAGCTAAGAGAGAGATCAATTTGTCCCTTCGAATACTTTTAGTTCACTTCTTATTTCTGTTGTTCGTTAATAAAAGAAACAGGAATAATTACCTGTGTAAACCTCCTTCCTTTCCCATCCATCAATTTGTAAAATTTCGCTTCACAGGTAGAAGATATTTTCTTGATTAACAGGACACATACATGAATGCATGTCAAGAAGAAAATTTATTAAAATCGATTTACAGGACACCTGGAGGTAAATTCCTGCATAAATCTACCAAATAATCACATTCTGATAAATAAACCTCTACTCATTAATCCTTGTGATAACCGCTTCCCGTATATTGGTAACAAATACTCAATTTCAACTAGTAAAATATTTAACACTAAGCTATGAAAGAAAAACCTCAGCCCAGATGGCCCGCTCTCATCACCCCGGAGTTGACCCATTTATCCTCCTGCGATAACTATACCTATCTTCACTACAAGGACGGTAGTAAAAAGCTTATGTCGCGCACGTTGAAAGAGTGGCAGCAACGCCTGCCGCATTTCCTGCGTATTGGTAGAAGGTTTTTAGTGGCTCCAGATCACATTACCGGATGGTCGGACGACTTTACCACCGGCTACATCAACAACCAACCGTTTAAGGTTTCCAGGCGAGCCGCCGGGACGCTTCGTAAAGAGGGGCCCACTTCCACCCTACATCGCTTTTGACACCAATGCTTATGTGAGACCAATACAACTACCATCCATTCTCTGTTCTACACCCGAGTATGAGTACCAACTCGTAGCCGCAGCATTCGTACTTTACGCTGCGGCTCTTCTCCTAAAACCGTAGATACATAACTCCTTTTGTGAGATAAATAAACAAAAAAGCACCTTTAACAAAGGTGCCTGCCGGTTACGTTAAAAGTGTTTCCTACTGTTTAATCTATGGGCGCGATCGTGGTCCAGGACGGCTCTTTTTGTGTTTATGGGTAAGCTTAAGGTATCACCACCGAAACTTGTCAGATCCAGCTTGCAGTATAGTAAACACCAACGTTCTGATTATAACAACAGTGCCGTATTTTATTGAAAATGACCAGCCAAACACAGGTCTCTAGCGAGAATACACCATTCCTGAAAGCTAAACGGCTTTGATGTAACTTCATACACCCCCATATTTTGAGCCCTATCGATCAACTCCTTGGACATAAATTGGCTAAATAAAACCACTTTAAGTGAGCTGGTATGAGGATTATGTTTAATCCTTTCAATCAACTCCAATCCATCCATACCGGGCATTGAATAATCGACCATCAGCATCGTTGGAAGCTTTGCTTTTTCCAGGTTCGCAATGATTGCATTGGCGTCGGTGAAACCCGCAATCTGACAACTCAACTGCTGCTTTTTAAATGCCTGTTTGATAATCTCGATGATTGCCTGGTCATCGTCAACAAGCCAAATTGTAGGTTGTTCATTCATCTCGCGTATGGGTTTGACTCTATAACCAACTGAAAAGCTAATTAATTGCATAACACCGTAGAAGGTAGCAATATTGCAAAACTATCTCTTCAGCATTTTGGCAAATGCAAGGAGTATTTAATAATCTTCCTCCCGGTGCTTTGGGTACGGATTATCGTCTAGCCGCAGGCACAAATAAACTACGAAAGAAATACCCGAGATGATACCACAGCAGAACAAGACTGCAGCCGTAAGTAACATAGCTATTGACGTTTAAAATCTGCAACGGGCGCCAGAAAAAGGCCAGCGGGGTGAACGTTGTCCAGAACTCTTTTGGTTTTGCTACTAAAAACGGACCACAGGTTACCGTCAGATTGACGATTACGATTCGTATATAAACTCAGACGCCAGTTATGAACGCGGTCCAAGTGTTCAATGGTGTTATTTATCATAGCTGATCCTGGTGATGGAGTTGTCTACTACTTTGGTTGTATCATCAGGACCCTCAACCCGTTTGAATCGGTTGTAAAGCGATTGGAGAAAATTATGCTTAGCAACTATTTTAGCCTGCTGAACGGAGGCCATAATATCCCAAACCGTATAATTGCTACGTTATAACAACGCCAATCCTTACGGGGCAGGGCACCAACCTGATCAGGATTTCCACCTTTATTATGGGGATACGATTCCAGACGATCACTGTCGGCAAGGCTACTGCCTGTCACTTTAGCGGTCAGCTTAGTTCATCATTTCAAGATCAATATCAATTGCTTCTAAATCTTCCTGGGTCAAGGGGCCCCGACGCAACGTTGAGTAATAAGTATGTCCAATTTTGCGGGCATACTCCTTGTCAGTTCCCCGGAGGGCTTTTTCGTACTCGTGAGCGTAGTGCTTAATTTTCTCGTGATAAAGCAGCCAATTGCTGCAGTAGCGAAATGTAAGGGCAATCATGCAACCTAGCAGCCCAAGTATAAGAATAGCAATTATCATTTAACGTATGAACAGAGAATGTATATTGATTTACGGTACGTTGCTGGTTTTCTTTGATGCTGAGCAGCAACACTATACGCTTATCAATCAAGCCGTTGGGGAGATTGTACCTACGATTTAGACTATTGATCCTGCTATTCTCTGCTTGTCTTGTCCATACGTTCACCTACTGGTGGTGCCGAATCCATCGTCTACCTAATGCGCTTGATTGGCTACTAAGGGAAGTCGGGCAATTGTTAAACCGCTGATGGGTCAGCTTTCGGCGGTTGTGAACAAATTCAGATCCAGGTGAAACTCGAAAAGGGTCATCAGCCCCGTCAACAGCAAATTTGCCAGTGGGCGTAGACAATCAGGAATGAATAGAAAATCTCCCCGGCGCTTGAAAAGCGTCGAATGCACAGGCCGACAGAGAGGCTGTCGGCAAAAAATCGTCATCAGGGGGGAGTAAGTTGCAGCATAGTTTTACTAGTACGGCTACAAAGATCACAAGGAAATGATACAATGCAAGGGAATGTCCTATAAATGAAGATTACGGTACTAGTACGATCAGCAGTAATCTACAAGTCGGTGTTGGATTGCTATGGGGATGTACGCAGACCCGGTTTTCCTAAGGTCAAAAATCGTCTATATTCCTATTTTGCAGGTTGTGGTTTAACTCATTAATAAATTCGCGGATAGCCCTGTTAACGTTTCTTTTTCCTGCTTTGCCGTTATTTCTTGCCCACTCTTCCAGCGGTTCGTCATTGGCCGTTTTTTCCACCAGCACGTATAAGTACGACTTGAGAATAGGTGATCAGACGAGGATCCGGATTAATTGGAAAGCGGTCTGCATCGCCCTGAGCCAAACTGGAAAAGCTCAGTAGCAGATAAAGAAGCGTATTTAAGCGTCTCATGCTGTGCCTGGTGTAAGGATTCTATCCTATAACCCGACCGTTTTGCTGCCATGACGCAAAGCAAGGTGGTTCAACTGGGGCTGAAGAACAATAATACCGATGGGAGAAAGCAACAAGGCCACAAAGACCGGGGCTAAGGGTCCAGTATAACGCTGGTCCAACGGCTGGTTTTTCAAGTAACGGGTAATAAAATAAGCCCGGTAGAAGATCGCCAGGAGAAGTAGAAGCAGAAACCGATCGGACAAGCCGTCCAAGGGTATCTTATGAAGCGACGAAGGGGAAAAGAATTGTTGCAACAGCGTAATCAGATCCAAACATTCAATGAACACCATTGCCAGCAAGCTAACTTTGAATAGCGGTAGTTCCCAAACTTTAATCTTCCGGGACCGTCTGGATAAGAAGTGACCAACCTCCCAAAACCAGATTACGAGACCGGTCTGTATCCAAAAGCCTCTGAGAAATTGAAGCGTCGCAATCAGTATCTTGTCCTGGATGACCCAGAAGCCTACGGCAAATGCCATCGCTGGTCCATAGATCAGCAGGATAATCTGCCAGTGTTTGAGGTAGAAGAGTTTGGGCATAGTTTGCTGGATGATCCGATGCAAGTTAAATAGATAGAGAATTTAATGGGGCATTTAACCGCGACTTTATTCCCTTCCCCATCAGCTGCAGCGAAAGGATCAGTTCGGCGTCCCAATTACCTACCGCCAACTTGCCGGACAGTTACCTGCTATTTCACTTTCTCTCTCCGAAATTAGTAACCGTAGAAATCATGGTTTAGATACCCTCCGGCTTTCCAGAACCGAGTTCATTGACTGTCCCCTAAAGCCGATGCACGAAGTTTAATCAAATATATTTTACACTTTTTTTTAGTATCTAGCAAGACCTTTCAGCACGAAATAGAAAAGGATATCGCCGTAATTTACGTCAAAATCAAACCACCACTTTATCAAGCCAAAAAATAATTTATAAAATTACTCAGTATTTAAACTTAAGTAATTTCATATTTTTGTCAATCTGATGATAACAACCATGATCTTACTCTCTGTCCTTTTTTTAATGACTCTTTCCGGCTTTATGCTCATTCAGCTACGAAACCGGGCGCTCAAGCAACTCGCCCGAACGAAGGCGGTCACCGACTTTCGAAGGTGGGTAATGGACCTGGATCGTCAACGATTTTACCGTACCGGAGAGCCGGGCTTTCCGTACCTGGAGCGGCTGCCACCGTATGAAATAATGCTCTTAGAAAAACTGCCGCTGAAGCTGGATACCTATTTCCATGACAGCGAGATACGGAAACTATTGGGAGTAGAGAAAGGGAGTGAAGTGTAAACCGGTTATTCGACGGCAGAAAAAATGTTTAGCGAAGATAATCTTAAACGCAGCCAAAAGCTATTTTCTGAAGCCTTTCAAACGCTAACCGACTCTAGGATGAGGCAAGACAATGGACAAGGGCGTTTCAGCAACAGCGCTCAGCTTCAATCGTTGATCGCCTTAGTAAACGAGCACAAAAAGGCCGTTTTGCGCGCCGAACTGGCTTACTGCAGTGAGCTTTATGACAGACTTAAGGCCCTTCAATTGACAATGGGCCGTGCGCATTATGCCATCCAGGACGACTATGTAAATCGAATTGGTTCCAGTAATTTTAACCGATTTTCTTCTGAACCCTATCAAGCCTCTGAAATCCAATACCGAAACCGTACAGAAAAATTAAAACAGCTTTATGGCGGAATCAGATCTTGGCAGGATCGTAGCCGAAAGTGTCTGGAAGATTTAAATGAAGACCGTATTTCAACTAACCCACATTTATAAAATAAGTAGTTAAAGGCTTTTGATTGGCGTGAAAGCTTAGCAATATTTTAGGCTCGCCTTTGTAACAATACGCCCAAAACCGGTCTATCGGCTCACTTGTAAGACACGACCCGTTACTTACATCAAAAAAACTAATTTTTAAATAGCTGGTGAACGAATGGGTACTGCTCAAATTTTAGAGAAAATTCACGAGCAAACTCCGAGCGAAATTAGTTTGGTTGGGCATTATCCGCTTCGGCCTGCCAGCGGTATAATACTTCTATTACTACAGGCTAGAAGATAGATTGAGATAGATTCAGTAAAACTCTCAGCATAGCTTTTGAATATGACCTACCTAAGTTTTTTAGTCATTTGAATAAAAGCAACAGCTTGGTCGACCATAGTTATTGCCCTGATTATTAGCTAATTCGAGTCATCTATACTTGTTTTAATCTATTTTATCCCTGAATGCAACGCAAGAAGATGTTTTGACTATATATACACTATACTACAAAAACTGTGTTTTTAACAAAAATCCCCACACAAGACTGTGTGGGGATTCAAACCACCGTAACTTATACTAATTTATTTCAAATATACTAAATGCATTCGCTTTAGAAAAATGTTCTAGAAGACAAATATTCTCAAGGAATAGTAAAATTTAAAACTTCGGAAAAGAGGTGAACGCACTTACCTTCTACGCTTAAACCTTCCCTAAGTCAGTCAATTTTATTCCAGGCTGATACCAGCCTTTATGATAACCCTCAAAACAATTATCAATAGACAGACTTATTCTTCCATTAATGAGCCTTAACCAAATTCCGAATAGTAAATACGTTCAATGCTTCGGGAATAGTCTATGATTGGTCTCTTTCGATGGCCTTCGTATCCTTTTGCGAAAAAAGTTTTTCGTACCCCAGGTAAGCGAACTCCACTTGCTTGACGGTATTTGTATACGTAAAAACTCTTCTATTCTTATTCAAAAGTCTTTGTATATAATTCAAAAAGTGAGCAAAACGATTCATTAACTTAAGTTGGATGCGTCCGGCTATATCCAAGCTGACAAACGCGACGCGACCTCTCGGGTTTCATTTAAATTTTCACGGCCATAAATTAGTCCTTCTCTCTGCTTAAATGATAGCAATTGCCTATTGCATTACATTTACATTCTTACCCTCTTGCTATTACCTCCATAACTTTCTAATCAGGATACCAGAGATTCATTGTCAACGACAATGCCGAGTACCGCCAACTTTTCAGAGAGCTTTCGAGGAGGTGTGCTACAAATTGGGGTAAAATTTTTCGTCTCCGGACGATGCTTAGGGATTACTAGTGCAACCCTGTAGCTTTCTTACCAGATCCGGTTGAATGTTGAGACATCCGGGATGGACGGGTTAGAATTAATCTTACTTAAATGCTTTCTACGTGAACGTATTAACGTCTAAATCATTAGAGCAACTTATTTCAATAGTAACACTAGTGCCATGAGAAATATCTACTTTTAGACAAGGCATTTAATTTCCGGTATGCTTGAAATAATCTGTCAATTTAATTGCACTCAAAATTCGACTGCCTCCGTCTACTATCAGGCGGCCATTGTTGCTTCACTTGGTAATACCACCTCCTTATTTTTTTGAACGAAGTCAAATTTCTCTATTTTCATTAAAGCGACATCATTCTTGATAGCTTCTTCGTCCCTGTCAGTTACCTTGCCCCTTCGTAGCGCAGAATAATAAAATTGTCCGGCGGCCCTCGCGTATCCTTTGTTGTTTTCCCGCAGGGCTTTTTCGTACTCGGCGGCAAAAAACTGCACTTTCCTTTCGGTCAACACACTATCGATACAGTATTTGATTGCTATATACATTATAGCCAACAGAAATATTGCGATCAAAATAAGCTGTGTCATGGTAGTTGGTCGTACGGTGGTATTTATTCAATGATCACGTAATATATGTAACCGTTAGTTAACTCGAGCATAAAAATAATACTTTCTCACTAAACAACTTACTTCATAGTTCAATAAAAGCTTAACTTATTTTTCGGCGAATCTCACCTCTCGAATACAAAATTGATTTATCAACTAAAATATGAGTAGTCAATTTTAAGGATCACGGCTTTCCTACATGCATTAAATTCTTGTGATTAGGGCTATAGATAAAACGTATATTAGAGAGTTACTATTTGCTGCTCCTCTCGTTTACTTATCAGTTTTCACACATCGGTACTGTACTTACCAGCCTTCACTTTTCCATTGTTCAGAACAACAAGTGCTTAACGAAGAACTTATTGGCTAGTTAATTCAATCTTGTGTTCTAAAACGTCAACCCTGATTTCCTCTAAATGGCACCTGTCTCTCTTCCATTCTACCTTTGAATACTTTATTCAAAGACTATCACAACGTTTGCTTTAGGCACAAAACAATGTAAGACGTTGATGCTTATATAAGAAAACCATATGTCAGACATGATCTTTATCATAAACATTTGTCCATCAACAGGTAACCAAATATTTACATGAATACTTATATTAGCCCCTAATTATTTATATTCCTCATATGTCCGTCCGAAAAGCAGCCGTGCGAGAGTACACAATATGGACAATTCTAATTATCCAGGCCCTTATTGGCTTGTTTTTCATATTATTCCTGCTGATTTGATTTATCTATCGTATTACAACCTTTAAGTGAGTAAGAAGTAGTAATAACGACAAATCCGACCTAATTAGGTCGGATTTTGTTTTTGAGAATAGATTGATACAGGTACCGTTACCTGAAACATTTACAATAAATATCACCAAATATGTACTTTATTTTAAATATTTAGTCTGATCGGAAGCTCAACGAGCATTGACGATAGAACTGAGAAATGGCTTACCTCTTGATCGAGCCGTTTTTATGAATCAGTTCGTTAACAGATTTAAGCATTAAAACTTTAAGAATCTATATGGCCCAGCCACCTGGCGCCGGTCTTCCTAAAAAAATACGGTTAGTTATTTATCCAATTTTCATTTCCTACTTACGCTATCCAGGTACCAGGTTCAAACCTCTGGAACAAATGCAGTTTCAAAAAGCGCTGAAATAGGTTGTGATTTGCAGGAGTAAAATATACCGCCGGAATTACAATTCAGAAAACCAGCCTAACAATCTTCGAAGACCTCTAAGTTGCAAATAATGATGCCTTATACTTACGTCACTGTATCTTTAGTTAAGACTTGTTTTGATTGGTAGCTGAAGCGTTTTGATTTGCTCAGAAACCATAAGAGCAATATCGCTTTCAATGTGTTCTTCATCTTCTTTCGACCTTTTTCCTCCGCGAAGAACATCAAAGTAAGATCGGCCGGCTGCTAGAGCATAATTCTTATCATTCCCGCGCAGTGCCCGTTCGTATTCTGCGGCAAAGAACTGCAGTCTTTCCCGGGCTAATATCCATTTCGTACAATAGCGAAATACCATACCGGCCATAGTTCCCAAAAGGCCTATAATTAACAGTGCATACGCCATTGTGACCTTTGTGAATTAGATAGAATTTTCTTTCGCGACCACTTATACGCCAACTCAAGTCGTTACAAAAAGGTAATATTATAATTTTAAGCCTACTTATTATAATAAATACTTAATTATATTTTCTACTATACAAGAAGCTAATTTTACTTAAGAAGAACATCGGTGGTCAATCGGCATAATTATAATTAGTAAATATTTACTTGCTTGACGGTTAAAGACCTGAAAATAGAGTCCGACCTTCCGGCCGGACTCTATTTTCAGGTATGCATGTACTTAGTGCTCTTTTGATCAACGGGCCAATCAGTGAGATGGCCCAACGGGTTCATTCAGGCAGATAAACACAAAAAGTGGCTCCCTCGCCGGGTTGACTATTGGCGGTAATGGCCCCACCGTGATTTTCGGCGACCCGCTGGCAGATGGCCAGGCCAATGCCCGTGCCGCTATATTCACTCCTGCCGTGCAATCGCTGGAATAACTGAAAAATACGATCCTGGTATTTGTTGTCGAAACCAATGCCTTGGTCGATCACACAAATCTGGTAAAATACCTGCGCATAACCTGTGGGCCTGACTTGTGCTGGAAGATCCTGGCGCTTGATCTGGAATACCCTAATATGAATTCTGGGTGCTATGCCGGGGCGGGTAAATTTCAAGGCATTGGTTAGCAAGTTCTGAAATAGTTGCCTCAACTGCATCGGATCGCCTTTTAGTACGGGCAAAGGTTGATCGATCTCGACCAGAGCCCGGGTTTGCTCAAGCTGGAACTCGAGGGTCTGCAACACTTCATCAAATACACTTTGTAGCGCCAAAGGAGCGAAACTCTCTTGCCGGGTGGATACTTTCGAATACGTTAGCAGATCCCGGATCAGCGATGACATGCGCTCAGCGGCCCCCTGGATTCGCTCCAGATAATCAAGCCCCATTTCACTTAACTGCTCGGCATACTGCCTTTGTAGTAAATTACTAAAGGACTGAACCTTACGTAACGGTTCCTGCAAATCGTGCGAAGCAATGTAGGCGAATTGCTGTAAATTTTCGTTGGACCGACGCAGGTCGTCTACCGAAACGCGAAGCTGTTCATTAATCTGCCCCACCTCTTCGTTTGATAAATAAAGTTCTTCGTTCGATGCCTGGAGTTCTTCGTTCGATGCCTGAAGCTCTTCGTTGGACGCCTGAAGCTCTTCGTTGGATGCCTGAAGTTCTTCGTTTGCTGCCGCTAGCTGCTCGGTTCGTTCCTGGAGTTGGCTTTCCAACTCCCATTGTAACTGCCGTTGCAGAGTTACATCCTGCGCCGTTCCCGTAATACGGTAAGCATGCCCTTGGGCATCCCGTAAAGCGCGCCCTTGTACATGCAGAATGCGCTGTTTGGCCATTCGG
This Larkinella insperata DNA region includes the following protein-coding sequences:
- a CDS encoding LytTR family DNA-binding domain-containing protein encodes the protein MKEKPQPRWPALITPELTHLSSCDNYTYLHYKDGSKKLMSRTLKEWQQRLPHFLRIGRRFLVAPDHITGWSDDFTTGYINNQPFKVSRRAAGTLRKEGPTSTLHRF
- a CDS encoding response regulator; the protein is MNEQPTIWLVDDDQAIIEIIKQAFKKQQLSCQIAGFTDANAIIANLEKAKLPTMLMVDYSMPGMDGLELIERIKHNPHTSSLKVVLFSQFMSKELIDRAQNMGVYEVTSKPFSFQEWCILARDLCLAGHFQ
- a CDS encoding PAS domain-containing sensor histidine kinase: MKAANLGAWVWNPSLGRIDCDDRSRHILGLSPTQLLLYPQWTELIHPDDVAVFQLTFENARLTPSLTDFDISLRLKTGPWIRLVARPAVSEAGKVASVAGVIQEVTQLRQAEQITFNEDRFRSLIREAPVATSLYVGPEFRIEVANAPMLAFWGKGDLPLGKPLAQALPELAGQPFLQILEDILATGKTHQQQGAKARLVVDGEPRTFYFDFTYKPLFNELGQVYAIMNMAIDVTDQVLAQQELEETDAVLRSAIELAQLGNWSIDLSAQVVNYSPRLREWFGLSDDEVITVERGFEVISESDRERVQRAMLHAIATGTDGIYDVEYKVNTSRMAKQRILHVQGRALRDAQGHAYRITGTAQDVTLQRQLQWELESQLQERTEQLAAANEELQASNEELQASNEELQASNEELQASNEELYLSNEEVGQINEQLRVSVDDLRRSNENLQQFAYIASHDLQEPLRKVQSFSNLLQRQYAEQLSEMGLDYLERIQGAAERMSSLIRDLLTYSKVSTRQESFAPLALQSVFDEVLQTLEFQLEQTRALVEIDQPLPVLKGDPMQLRQLFQNLLTNALKFTRPGIAPRIHIRVFQIKRQDLPAQVRPTGYAQVFYQICVIDQGIGFDNKYQDRIFQLFQRLHGRSEYSGTGIGLAICQRVAENHGGAITANSQPGEGATFCVYLPE